A stretch of the Papaver somniferum cultivar HN1 chromosome 6, ASM357369v1, whole genome shotgun sequence genome encodes the following:
- the LOC113287006 gene encoding uncharacterized protein LOC113287006, which yields MIRENGEFIIESVDGVTSWLIWIHFLVMLLLMILLFYFSIISVSDKSTSSSSPPPSSLSQNQISANKKYNHSFSTNCSSQVIKVNEGHTENQSTSRRGIVRPQVNEIEAFTPPPATTTSTAYCSSSSYNPCYLLELGRRAFLKCLGLDDSSTTSQDSSQHNGNNSREKLTKRDKSQ from the exons ATGATTAGAGAAAACGGAGAGTTTATAATAGAAAGTGTTGATGGAGTTACATCTTGGTTGATATGGATTCATTTCTTAGTTATGCTCCTTCTTATGATTCTTCTCTTTTATTTCTCAATCATATCAGTATCTGATAAGTCtacctcttcttcgtcgccaccgCCGTCATCGTTGAGTCAGAATCAGATCTCTGCTAATAAGAAGTACAATCACAGTTTTAGTACCAATTGTTCATCACAAGTAATCAAG GTAAATGAAGGTCACACAGAAAATCAATCAACAAGCAGAAGAGGAATCGTAAGACCTCAAGTTAATGAAATTGAAGCTTTCACTCCTCCTCCGGCTACTACTACTTCAACAGCATATTGTAGTAGTTCCTCATATAATCCTTGTTATTTGCTTGAGTTAGGCAGAAGAGCTTTTCTCAAGTGCTTGGGTCTTGATGATTCTTCTACTACCTCACAAGATTCTTCTCAACACAAT GGTAATAATAGTCGAGAGAAGCTGACAAAGAGAGACAAAAGCCAATAA